One Polypterus senegalus isolate Bchr_013 chromosome 10, ASM1683550v1, whole genome shotgun sequence DNA segment encodes these proteins:
- the LOC120538269 gene encoding uncharacterized protein LOC120538269, whose product KKRHLSPGTRRKREFIPEDKKDACYWFKRKKNNEAAKRSREKRRFSDLLMESKLIALVEENACLKAEIVALKIRFGLVKDSGLIQSPTMLYSNSLPFQSSLWNMNKGLGGCQSSALDVDHKMQLFEMERHIEMCGWNKNDQHWCYNLPEKRCLCHSVLTENHEKAQTEVPNKTRNDLSEEDFPHSSQESHQNHCSEPAQVPDALYYREHFNTKRTERAHQSEEDLHKQESPSKFLKVAAADYEKAGVPQTPYVSSYYAPSRAAFGQTWLLPNVGDQNFRRNLILPWESHSIFSGLPFGEVDFKQLPLTLQSNQTLNLSRVEHFQAKVKSLSNELVQLKKCFTSD is encoded by the coding sequence AAAAAGAGGCATCTCTCGCCTGGAACTCGGCGGAAGAGGGAGTTTATCCCTGAAGATAAGAAAGATGCCTGCTACTGGTTCAAGCGCAAGAAGAACAACGAAGCAGccaaaaggtccagagaaaagcgTCGCTTTAGTGACCTATTAATGGAGAGTAAGCTGATTGCTCTGGTAGAAGAGAATGCCTGTTTGAAGGCAGAGATAGTGGCTCTAAAGATAAGGTTTGGCCTAGTAAAGGACTCGGGTTTGATTCAATCACCAACAATGCTATACAGCAACTCTCTTCCTTTTCAGTCTTCCTTATGGAATATGAACAAAGGCCTAGGAGGTTGCCAGAGCTCAGCACTAGATGTGGACCACAAGATGCAACTTTTTGAAATGGAAAGACACATTGAAATGTGTGGCTGGAACAAGAATGACCAACACTGGTGTTACAACCTCCCTGAAAAGAGGTGCCTTTGTCATTCTGTACTCACTGAAAATCATGAGAAAGCTCAAACAGAAGTACCAAACAAAACCAGAAATGACTTAAGTGAGGAGGACTTCCCTCATTCTTCTCAAGAAAGTCACCAGAATCATTGTTCAGAGCCTGCTCAAGTACCGGATGCTCTTTATTACAGGGAACATTTCAACACTAAGAGAACCGAAAGAGCTCATCAGTCCGAGGAAGACCTGCACAAGCAAGAATCCCCCTCCAAATTCTTAAAGGTAGCTGCAGCAGACTATGAGAAAGCTGGTGTACCCCAAACACCATATGTTTCTAGCTATTATGCACCATCAAGGGCAGCATTTGGCCAGACATGGTTACTCCCAAATGTGGGTGACCAGAATTTTAGAAGAAATCTGATTTTACCATGGGAGAGTCACAGCATTTTCTCTGGCTTACCTTTCGGTGAGGTTGACTTCAAACAACTGCCCCTCACTCTACAGAGCAACCAGACATTGAACTTGAGCAGGGTGGAACATTTTCAGGCTAAAGTTAAAAGTCTGTCAAATGAGCTTGTCCAGCTCAAGAAATGCTTTACATCAGATTGA